GCGGAGACGCTCTGAAACCAAAAATACCGAAGCTACCGATGAGCGAAGCTGCGGCACCGGTAAAGATTGAAGAGAAAGAATCTGCCAAGGGACCGACAAGCAACGTGGAAGGTCAACAACAACTGGTCATAGCGGTATCGGAGCCAGTGCGGATTAGGCTGGATGTGGATCAAGGTCCGCCCGTGACTAAAGAACTGCAGCCGGATACCTACAAGTTTGGATTTAACAAAAAGGCCGACATGCTGATTTATGACGCGGCTGCTGTTCAAATTAGCTTCAACGGCAAAGCGCTTGGTACTTTGGGCAACAAAGGGCGCGTGCGTCGGCTCAGCTTTCAAAATCAAGTGCCTCAATCTAAGTCAATGTAATTAAAAGAATAAGAACTCCCGAGGGGCGTCGGCTTGCCGGCGCCCTTTAGATTTACGGCAGGCCCGCTAAAGTTTCCCGCCCAGGCTCCGAAGATAATCATGAAGGTGCAAACCTCGCTGGGAATAGTGGGATGGGGCTTGAGGGTCTGACCGACCTGAGCTTCTACGGGGATGGAATGGGTGCGCCAGTACCCTAGGACACGTGCGGGCCTATGATGGGCCAAATTGCCATGAGGGCGATTTAAGATCTCCTGACTTACTACCCGCTGAATCCCAACGGCTCAAATTTGAACGGGCCGTTGGGTTTTAGTATTTTTGGGCCATAAGGAACCCTACGCGGGGTGGATGAGGCTATTTGCGTGGCTTTCGCTGATTGTCATAATCTGGTGGCTGCTGTAGTGATACTAGATTGTTTCAGGCAATTAACGGCTTAATTACGGGACTTCAACGAGAACGATCGATGCTACCGTCTACACTTATATCTATCGCAGATTTAAAGGCCCGGCGTGAATCCTGGGCGACCGAAGGTCACAAGGTGGCTTTCGTACCCACCATGGGGGCGCTTCATGCAGGCCACCTTAGTTTGGTTCGGGCGGCTAGGGCTCAGGCCGACAGGGTCCTCGTGAGTATATTCGTGAATCCCACTCAGTTCGCTCCTCATGAGGACCTCTCCAAGTATCCGCGCACGATCAGTGCGGATCTTACATTGCTGGCGAGTGAGGGCGTGGACGCCGTATTTCTACCCAATGACACGACCATGTATCCGCAGGGTTTCCAGACTTTTGTACACGGCAAGAGTATGGCGCGGCTGCTCGAGGGGCTTTCGCGACCTCACCACTTCGAGGGAGTGCTGACCGTCGTTCTTAAGTTGTTCAATCTAGTAAAGCCAGACATCGTATTCCTCGGCAAGAAAGACTACCAGCAATGGCGCTTGATAGAGCAAATGGTTGAGGATCTCAATTTTGAAACCAAGATCATTGGTTGTGAGACGCTACGCGAACCTGACGGTCTAGCTATGAGTAGTCGCAATCGCTTTTTGTCACAAGAGGAACGGCCTATCGCCGCCGCGATCCACCGAGGACTTCAGGCGACACGCCAGCTCTTTCATGCAGGCGAAAGATCAGCGACTAAACTGCTTGCTGCATGCCATGAGGAAATTGCGTCTCATAAGGAACTCCAGCTCGACTATATTGAGATTAGGAAACGCAGTGATCTCAATGTTTTTGAGTCTGATTTGGACGCGCCGGCTGTTTTGTTGGTGGCGGTAAAACTGGGTGCGACGCGTTTGATTGACAATATTGAACTGGATTAACAACGTGGGAAATAAATCTGCTATCTCAGCTCTTCCACTTTGGTGGTTACGCAAAATCCAAAGCCTTTGGGTTAAGACCAAATTGTCACCGGAATCTCCGGCGACAGAGTTGGGGCTAAAGCCGGGTGTGCCGGTGTGTTACGTGCTGCCTTCGCGGTCTTTGTCAGATTTGCTTGTCCTCCAGGATCTGTGCCAGCAACACGGCTTGCCTGTGCCAGAGACGACTCGCAGTGGTATTCATAAACTTGGTCCCGCGACCTATATTTATTTAAATAAAGTTGGTTTACTGCAGGTTGATAGAGAAAGCGGCAAGGAGCCGCCATCGCCACTGGCCAAATTCGTCAAACTCGCAGAGGAAAATCCCGACTTAGAAATTCAACTTGTTCCTGTTTGTGTATTTTGGGGGCGCAATCCCGGACGCGAAGAGCGGTCCATCATGCGTCTACTATTTTTCGATGCTGAGCATGCTGGAATTCTCCAGAAGCTTTTTATCGTATTCGCCCAAGGGCGTAACAATTACGTCAATCTTGGAGCACCTATTTCCCTTCGTGCCTTGGTGGATGAAAAGGCGGGAGTGGCAGAAACTGCCAAAAAACTACGACGTGTGCTGCGTGTGCACTTTCGGCGACAACGTAATACGGTGCTTGGCCCAAGTCTACCGAGCCGTGATAGCGTTGCCTCTATCTTGCTGCAGAGCAAGGCGCTCCGAGATGTCATAGAGGACGAGGCACGCAAGAGAAAAGTGCCAGCCGTCAAGGTGCAAGCGATAGCACGCCGCTATATTATGGAAATAGCTTGTGAGCAGAGTTATCCCATCATCCGGTTGGCAGTTATATTCTTTACCTGGGTGTGGAATCGTTTATTCAACGGCGTCGTCATTAAGCACGCAGAGAGACTCAGAGCGATTGAGCAAACTCATGAGCTTGTTTATCTCCCCGCTCACAGGAGTCATCTCGACTACCTACTTCTCGCCTACTCGCTTTATCAACAGGGGCTCATGCCTCCGCATACAGCTGCTGGGATTAATCTGAACTTTTGGCCGGTCGGCGGCTTCCTGCGTCGAGCCGGCGCATTTTATATACGTCGCACTTTCAATGGTAATCGTCTCTACACGGTAGTGTTTAACGAGTATGTCCATTACCTGCTGACAAGAGGGTATTCACTCAAGTTTTATACAGAAGGAGGACGCAGCCGTACGGGGCGCCTGTTACCAGCAAAGACTGGCATGCTTGCCATGGTGGTCCATAGTTATCTCAGGAACTCTGAGCGTCCAATAGCTATCGTGCCGATCTACGTCGGATACGACAAGGTGGTTGAAGTTCGCACATACCAGCACGAGCTGCGAGGCGCTAAAAAGCGGAAAGAATCAGCAGGGCAGTTGATTAAAGCTCGTCGTGTGCTGAAAACTAATTTTGGTAAGGCCTACATTGGTATTGCCGAGCCCATCTATTTAACTGACTACTTAAACATTAAACATCCCGGTTGGGATAGTGAGGCTGTCACCAGCAATCACAAACCAGATTGGATGCCACCGGTGGTTGAAAGTCTGGCGACTGAAGTTTTGACGCGGATTAACGGTGCGGCAATTGTCAGTCCGGTTTCTCTTCTGGCGCTGATTTTGATATCGACGCCAACTAAGGCCATGGCAGAAGAAGACCTCCTCTACATGATGGAAAAGTTTACAGCATCCATGCGAGCAGCTCCTTACAGTCGAGATGTCTCTCTACCCGATGGTGATGCCCGAGAGCAGCTCCTCGCTGCCATGAGTGTGGCCAAAGTCCAGCGGTTCCAACACCCGGGCGGTGATGTTATTTTTGTCGAAGAGCAAGACGCAATTCTACTCAACTACTATCGCAACAATACACTTCATCTCTTGGCGATACCCTCTCTTATTGCCGCCTTTTTTGCGTACAACGACAAATTGGACGTTGAGACTTTAGTGACTGCTGTTGGACAATTTTACCCAATTCTCAAGCAGGAATTCTTTCTGCGTTGGCCTCAGGAAGCGATAGAACGCACTGTGACCACAGTGATTAGTACGATGGTCGACCAAGGGCTTTTGGTCCAGCTAGGCGATGGGGAATTATCGCGACCCTCTGTGACAAGTCGCGACCTAACGACGTTGCTGGTACTAGGCCGCTGCTTGGGGCAGCAACTAGAGCGGTATGCCATCGCGCTTGCGATATTGGCAAAGAGGGCCGAAGCCGGCCTAACCGTAAAGGTGGATGACTACGTTGATCAGGTGACTTTGATGGCCCAGAGAATCGCCATATTGAGCGGTCTTGTCGATGCAGAATTTTATGACAAGAAAGTCCTGCTCAAACTTGTCGATCAGTTGGTTGATCTAGGCTACCTAGGAACCGAAACCGAGGGGGTTTTGCGAGCAAGCAATAAGGTGGCGGAGCTAGCAGGTAAAGCTGTGCTCATGTTGAGCTCAGATATCCGCGACAGTATTTATCGTATGAATGTCAGCGCACCGAAAAAGAATTAAGAGTATAAGATGGCCAAATGGCATTTGAAGGACACCGATCGTCTCGAAAAGATCGGCAAAATTCGTAAAAAATCACGTAAAAAGACTCACGCCATTGAGCCAGGTGAGACTTTTGGAAAGCCCTCCACTGACTGGAACGTTGGCGGCGAAAGTGGGGCATTCGCTGCTCGCGTTGTCGAAGTCCATAAGCGCTATGCATTTGTATCCACAGAGACTGAACTCGGTAAAATTGATACAAGAGACGTATGGTTAGCGGAAGTTGCACGCAAATATTTGGTGTCTGAAAGATCTGAGCGTAATTTCGTGGCTGTAGGCGACTACGTCCTCTGTACACCGGATCGAGAGCATGTCGTAAAGACCAAGGCAGATTTACCTAAATGTGTGATTCAGCATTTGGCTCCTCGACGCTCAAAAATAGCACGACTAGATCCACACACGCCCGGTTTAGAGCACGTACTCGCTACCAACATGGATCAGTTGCTCATCGTCGCCAGTTACCTTAGTCCCAAGGTCAAGTGGGGGTTGATCGATCGTTATTTGGTGTTGGCAGAGTGCGAGGGTATTACGCCGATTATCGTTCTGAATAAGAGTGATCTTTTGCAGGAAGAGGGCTCGGCCGAGGACATTGCCGAGGCGGAGGCTATGGTGAACCTTTACAAGAGTATCGGCTACACCGTGTTTTCGGTCCAGGCGAATGCAACCACAGCTAACAGAGATCCGACAATCAAGGACATTGGCGAACACTTGCAGGGTAAGATCACCCTATTGTCTGGTCACTCCGGTGTAGGTAAATCGTCGCTAGTGAACTTATTTAGACCGGAAATCGAGCAGGTCGTAGAAGAAGATGACAACATCTTTTATAAGGGCCGTCATACAACTTCTTTTGCTAGCTTCATTAGGTTGGGTAGCGGTGGCTACGTGATTGATACGCCCGGAATCCGTAGCTTCACATTCGAAGAAAAAGGACCTATCGAGCTCAGCCATTGTTTTGTTGAATTTCGTCCTTATCTTGGGCAATGCAAATATAGAGAGTGTCGCCACCTCGATGAACCTGATTGTGCAATTCGTGCCGCAGTAGAAGCTGGTGAGCTGACCAAGTGGCGTTATAAATCGTATCTTGGAATACTTCTGGGGGCGACCGGTCGTGAGGGGCGCATCCGCGATCTACCGCTAGAAGAGTGATCGTTAAGCGCATTTTCGTAAATTGGTTTTTTCCAAGTTGGAGATATGGTGATGAGTTATGAGTTCGAGGACAATGAAGAGCTGAGTTTAATGCGCCATACTGTGCGTAAATTTGCTGAAAATGAGATCGCACCAAGGGCGAGGGAGTTGGATGAAAAAGAAGAGTTCTCGCTTGAGCTCACAGAACAGATGGGCGCTTTGGGCCTATTTGGTACCGTTGTGCCGCATGAGTACGGCGGGCAAGGTATGGACTATATTTCCTATGTAGTGGCGGTCGAGGAACTAGCCAGAATTGACGGTTCACAGGCCGCGACTATCGCCGCTCACAACAGTTTAGGCGCTGCTCCGCTATATTATTACGGGAACGAGGAGCAAAAACGTACCTATCTGCCCAGCTTATGTACCGGCGAGGGTCTTTGGGCTTTTGGCCTAACTGAGCCTGAGGCTGGAAGCGATGCTCAGGCTAGCAAGACCACGGCCACCTTTGACGAGACGCGGCAAGAATGGGTTATCAACGGTAGTAAACTTTGGATCACAAACAGCGCTAGCTCGATGACAAAGGGCATTACCGTTCAGGCAGTGACTGGGCGCCTTGCCAATGGGCGGCCTGAGCTGTCTTGTTTAATAGTACCGGCTGGGACACCTGGTTTAACGGCACGGGCTATGCATGGCAAGATGATGTGGCGCGCGTCAAATACGGGTGAACTCTACTTTGATAACGTGCGCGTTCCCGCCAAGAATATGCTCGGCACGCGTGGTCAGGGTTTCAAGATCATGATGGAAACTCTTGATAACGGACGTCTATCCATCGCTGCTATGGGCCTCGGTTTGGCCAAAGGTGCCTTGGATATGACACTCAAGTATGCCCAGGAGCGTCGTACCTTCGGCAAGGCGATCGCTCAACATCAGGCGGTGGGTTTCAAATTGGCAGAGATGGCCACGCGAATCGAGGCGGCAGAGAGTCTTCTCTACAAAGCAGCCTGGCTCAAGCAAAATCATAAGCCGTTTCAGAAGCTGGCCGCTATGGCCAAGCTCTATTGCTCTGAGGTGGCGGAGTATTGTGCGCGCGAGGGTCAGCAGACCTTTGGTGGTTATGGCCTTATGAAAGAGTATCCGATCGAACGTTTCTACCGTGATGCGGCTTTACTGCGGATTGGCGAGGGGACCAGTGAAATCCAGAGATTAGTGATTTCTCGTTACCTGGGCTGCTAAATTGACAGGGATCAAGCAACACTTAAAGATCTTCATCGCATGCGCTGTCTTTGGCGGCGCATTTGGATGTATTACTGACATTTTCAGTCGGCCTGCCAATTACGATAGCAGACCGTTAACAGTTCTTAATGCGTCTCTGTTTAATCAGAGGACTCCCAGTCGGCTGGTCAAGCGACCCTGGAAAGGAGACTGGGTGCTGCGACGTGATAGGCTGGAAATGATTGATCGTGACTTGCGTAATTCCCAGCCCGATATCGTTATGTTCCAGGAGAGTATGGAACGGATCGGTAGTGGAGCGGAGTCTGACAGTCGTATATTGGGTGCCGGCTCGTTGTCTGAATACGAATGGCGCCAACAGCAGATTAGTGAGTACGGAGACACCCAAGAAGCTGAGTCCATGGTAATAGCCGCCCGTCCACCACTCAAGTTTACCCTTAAGACTGACGGTCGTGGAGAGACGTGGACCATGGGTAGTGGTGGGTTCTTGATGACTACCACTCTCGAGTTTGAGAGTCAGCCTGTCGTGGTTTTTAACGTGCAGATGCCACCGGTAAATTCTGGTGCCTATGTATGGTATACATTCGTTCAGGAGCGTATTCTTGCCAAAATGCGTAAGGAGCAAATTTGTCCCAAGCGCGTGGTTGTTGGTGGCTACCTACCAGGTGACGAAACAAATAAGCGCTTCGCCGAATTTGTCAAAACCTTGCAGCTCAGAGATGCCTCGGCCGGGTTTTGCCAGGTGGCTTCCCGTTGTTACACGGCCACTCCGATCAATGATCTTTTTATGGCCACAGTAGGCGAGGAAGCGCCGTCGCGCGTGGACAAAATATTTGCCCATGTATCAGCGAATATTTTTTCAAGTGGCAAATTCTTCGAAGATTCTGATGCAACCGATCATTATATTCGTGAGTTTGGGATCAATAAATTATGGCCGACCCAACGTTTTGGGTGGAAAACCCAGTTAAGAATGGCGCGTTGTACTAGCTCAGAAATCGAACAATATCAGCAATTGCCCTAATTCGTATTGATTGCTAAGCCCCCTGCTATTTCCAGTCCTGCTAACTTGGAACTATTCACACCACGCCATCTATCGACTCGTAGATTGATCATTACGTCGCGGCTTATCGTATGGATGAGCTGAACGAATATGCCCGCGCCGATTTCTGCTGGATAGATAGGATCGCGAAGAGGCGGCAGCTTGCCACTACGTGACGGTAGCAAGTATGAAATCTTAACACCCAGTGATCCGTAAAAGGGATGCGAAATGCGAAAGACGCGCGCTGATTCATGGTGTAACGAAAAAATTGCTAAAGTCCGACTTGGTGCCTGTACCGCCTCCGTGCTCACTCGATCAAATGTTCGTAGGCCGCCACCTAGGGCCATCATCCAAGTGGAGTTAACGATATGGATGTAGCTTAGGTTCGGCTGTAAGTTTCCTGGTCTTAGGCTTAATTGCGCCCATGCCTCCGGATAGTTTTGAGCAAATTCCAGTCGAACATATGATTTCTGAAAGGGATTAGGATCATAGGTGCCATCGGTCTCCGCCAGGCATTCACCTGATAGGAAAAGTAGAAAGCAGAGTGAAAAACGTTTGAACCTCACTTTTTGCCTCTTCAAAGCCATCATGATCCTTCAAATGGAATTGCTGTTCTAGAGAATTATCGCATACCATCAGTGGAGACCATTCAAGTTTTCACACTGGAGTGCTTTAAGTGGCAAATAGGGCGGGTAGAGCTATTACAATTGCAATGGGATTGGCACTACTTGCGACCACCCTGCCGATATTTGCTGGATATACTTTCGCCTGCGCTGTCCTGACCTTATTAATTATGACTGGTTTTTGGCGACTCCTTACGCTTAACCTGCGGAGTCTACCAAGTTCGATTAATCCTCCAAACGCTGCAGTTATGCAGCACGCTTTCGCTGTACTTCGTCCACTGACCTTTGGTTGTTTGGGGCTTGTGGGAGCACATTTTCTAGCAGCATTTTTGGGCGTGTTTTTATCGCCGTGGACGCAGCCTATCGGTCCTTCACTAGCTGTCTGGAGTCATACTGCGGTTAAGTATGGGTTGCTGTGGTGTACTTTGAGTGCGGGAGTAATTGCGGCAAGTTTCTATGGTTGGCGACTGAAACATGCGGGCAGATTAATGTTTTGGTGGCTTTTAGCACTTTTTGTCTACGTGCTTTTCCAGCATTGGACGGGGATCGATTGGGTGCATGGATTCCATGCCCGCCTGGGACCCCATAGGTTCGCCTATGGAGTTTACCGAGTATCCGGTTTTATGGGGCATCCATTGACCTTCGCTTACAATCTTATGTTGGTATGTTTGGTTTCATTAGCGCTTTGTTGGTATCAAGTAAATAGCACTGACAAGCATCGCGTATGGTGGTTCGGTTGCTTTGTTTTGTCACTTTGTATGCTTTTGATCTCCGGCTCGCGATTTGTGCTCATTGTCATTGGGGCTACCATTCTCATTTGTGAAGGTCGTCGACTATGGCAACTAAAGTCGCGCATAGTACCGATTGTTATCGGAGTTTTCGCAATTCTTTGGTTAGAGGGATCTGCTCTGTCGCGATTTACTGAGATTTTTTCTGACAATCAAACCTTAGAGGAGCGATTTCCGCGTCTTGTCTTCTGGAAGTTGCATTGGCGCATGTTTATGGAAAATCCGATTACCGGAGTTTCGCGATCGGGTCTGCAAGATGCCATGCAGGCCTACTTCGTAAGTATCGGAAAACATGATACAGTATATGAAGCTCATAACCTTTTCCTACAGTATCTTGCCGACACCGGCCTAGTCGGCTTTGCCGGTCTTGCCATCTGGATTATCGGGTTGATGATTGGCTGGCGTCGCTTGTCTCCGGCAAGCTCCAAAGGTGTGAGCTATCTCGCCGTCGCCACCTTTATTTCTGCGCTCATGCAAAATAATCTAAGAGACTCTGCCTTCGTTTATGCTCTTTGGTTTTTCCTCGGTGCCCTCGTAGTCGACGTATCAATGGAAAAATTGAATCCAGTGGACCCGCCGCTAAATGACGGAAAATCGCCTCAAAATTTCATCTCAGGAGCGCATTCAGCGCATTCTAGTGCGCGTTTGTGAGGCGAAAATACCACTGGTGCTGCGGGTGATTGGAGCAAACTCAGCTATTGCCATCAAAGCACGAGCTCATGAGATCGGCGCTGATGCATCAGGACGTCGGTTCGTTGGGTTTAGTGGTGTTTCAAAAGCCGGGATAGAGATGATTGAAGTCGGTGGCGGTTTGCAAGTTGAGTTCGCTACCATGGCGACTAAAATCATGTTTTCAACACCGATTCTGGAGCGTGGAACATCCTGGGTCCGTGTTGGTTTCCCCAAGACATTGGTTAGTTTGGAGCGGAGAAGCTCCGACAGATACCTTTGTCGTGATCATTTAATGAGCTTTTTGAGCTTCAGTCTTTGGGGTCCAAAGGTAAGCGATGTGATCAGCCCGCCCTTTTACGAGCATCAATTTCAACCAGCATCCATGGTGCCGATAGCCGACATAAGCGCTGGAGGTGTTTGTATTGTTACTAGGTTTCCATCCCTCTGTAATGAGCTTTTTCGCGGCGTAGTTGATAAGCAGGCGCACTTACATATGCCTATGCAGCCATCAATTCCTGTCGAGGCTGAAGTGCGCTGGATCAAGAAGATTAAAGAACATATGACTCAGGTCAATACCGATACGCCAATTTCTCTATATTCCCGGCATTACCGACTTGGGATTCAATTCAGAGATCCAAGTGACAGTTTTAAGCTTGCTATCAAGCAGTTCACACAGCAGCTCGCGTTGAAGGATGCAATTTAGTCGGCCATTTTAGTTGGAGATAAAGCGATGGTAACGTCCAAAAAGTTACACTCACGCCTAAGGAGGCTGACTATACCTGCGATTGGTGGTCTGCTTCTCTCTAGTTGCACCATGGTGCAAAAGTTCACCAAAAAAGAGCAAGCCATCACTGAGCCTCTGGCGGTTAGCAAAGATGATACCAAACACGGAGCGGCCGAGCATGCCTCAGGTGAATCGACAGCCAAGGATGAGCGGGATTTGAAGGTGGCAAAACTCTGGGCCCGCGTTGATGAATTAGAAGAGGAAGTTTTGCGTCAAAAGGAGCGGATCGTCATCCTCGAGCGAGGATTAACACTTGGTTTGGTTCCTGACGAATTAAAATACCCCGAGCGCTCAAAGAAGCCGAAGACGGTTGTTGTGTCAGTGCATCCTGAGACAGCCGAGAAAAAATCAGTTGATTTAGAGAAAACAGTACCGGATCTCCCGCCTCCGTCAACTGATCCGGAAGCTCCCCAGCTTAAGATCACTAAGGTGGCTGACGGAGACAGAAAAGGATCTCCGTCAACAGCACCTGATCACGAGGAGTATGAGTTGGCAGTTGCAGCAGCCCATGACAGCTTTCGCTCAGGCCGCTACGGTCGCGCGATTGTTGAATACGCGGCAATAGGAAAGAAATTTGGTGAGCAGATAGACGCTGCCATGCATCAGTACTGGATTGCGAAATGTTGGGCAAATTTAAAGGAGTTTAACACAGCACGACAGCTACTCGTAGAGTTTTTGAAAAAGCATGGTGATAGTCCGTGGGCACCGCGTGCAAGGCTGGATCTTGGAAGGGTTGAGTGGCAGATGGGCCTGAGGGAGTCGGCGTTGGCTACATTTAAGTCAGTCATTCAGAAGTACCCGCTGGCTGATGCGGCTGAGATGGCTCGCATGGAATTAGAGAGTTTAGATAAGAAGCTTTGAAAGAAGGGCAGATCATGATGTCGCGGGCGATTGCCAAAACGGTCACAATTCTGCTTTCAGCGGTGTTTATGGCTGAGGTGTGCCTTGCTGTCGATCCGCTCGATCAGGCCACGCCTAAAGACAATTTGGACACTGCTTTGGATTCCGATGAAGCCGCGACAGGAATCCCAAAGGCAACGTATCTCATTGCACCAGTGGTTAACCCTAAGTTGACGGAGGCGGCAACGGCAGCTCCGCCTGTAGTCGATCCGCTTCTCGATCTTCCCGAACTCTCCAATCAAGTTGACGATGTCCCCGTTGGAGATTTTGGAACACCACCTCTTGGAAACAATTTTGCGGGCGCACCGCCGCTTCCCGGAACTATGCGGTTGCTTGCTGATGGTGAAGCTCCTGAGGATTATACAATCGAAGAGGGTGACACACTCATAGACATTTGCGATCAGTTGCTGGACGAACCAGGTTACTGGCCTAAGTTGTGGGCGCTCAACCCCGAGATCAAGAACCCGCATTTTATTTTTCCGTTTATGCGCCTTAGGTTTTATCCCGGTGATGATGATGTGCCACCCTACTTACAGGTTGTGTCTGAGGAGGACGTGGTACCTATCGATAAAGAAGACCTTGAGGAAAAGCAGCTGATTTCCGAACAAGTAGATCAGAATGCAAGGAGTATTAGAGAACGACGTCCGCAATTAGAAGACGATGCTGGTAATCCTGAAAAGCTTGTAATGCCCGTAGTAAAGGCATTTCAACGTGTGTTCCTAGGTCTTGTAGGTTTGGATCAAGTGGATGATCTCTCGCCACAACCGATGATGGGAGGGCGCATTTTTGTTGGATCTACCATGACCTTAAATGTCCCGATGTTTATTTATGGCGAAGAAGTAGATCCGATGGGAGTCGTTTTAGCTGGCCGTCTTGGCGGATTTTCCGTTGGTCAAGGCGAGGAGGTCATTGTTGAGGCGGAGAAGGGTTTACAGGCGGGGGCGACTTACACGATTTTGCGTGACACCGGTAAAGTTGAGAGCGCTCGGAAGGATGAAAGAGTTGGATACAGGTATGAATACGTAGCGCAAATTCGACTCGATCGTGATGTAGGTGATGGAAAATTTCGTGGGATAATTCAGGCGAGTCGGCTCGGTGTTATGACGGATGACATCCTGGTTCCCCTAATAAAGACCGAGAGAATAATCCCAAACGAGGATAATTCTGGCGGCAGTCAAGCCGTACAGGCTTCAATTATTGCCTGGGAGAATCAGGAGCAAGAAAATGGAGCGCGCGGAAATTACGCAGCGATTGATATCGGCCGCAACGGTAATGTGAACGTAGGATCAGTGTTATCTGTCTATTCAACTCCAGGTTATCTAATCGGTGACCTCAGTGCGCTATCTGACGTCATTGATTACAAACTGACGGGAGTGATTCGGATTATCGACGTAACGGACGTTGCGGCTGTGGGTTATGTGATTCAGAGTACCTCCGAGTTGCGGGTGGGAGACCTGACATTCAAACCCTAATTTGACTGATATTTACCGTATATCTGGATGGTTCGGCGATGGCCACGGATGTCCGTGGTGTTTTTTACAGTGAGGATGCAGAGTGAGGCGCAAGGGAGGGCTTTATGAGCTACCGCGCACTTGCTGTGATGACCCACGTGGCTTCTCAACTGATATATCGCTGGATTCCTTGCCCCGATCCATGTGGGTTTGCCATCACGACGCAGCTCGATGTGGACCGAGCCTCGGTCTCTGATTGGCGGGATTTCATCGTTTTCTTGGTGAAGAGTCTAGACTACGTACAGTCCTGGTGGGCCGTTTACCAAAGGATAACCCGCGATCAAGGGGATCGGTTGGCGCAGGCTATTGCCTCACATATAAAGGTGGCAAAGGCGGCCGGTGCTCACTATATTGTTTTCGGCGATCATGATTACCCGTCCGCGTTGCTGCATATCAGTGATCCCCCTCTGGGTCTCACTTTTACGGGTGACGCCTCTCTGCTCAGACGTCAGTCGGTGAGCGTGGTAGGATCGCGGAAGGCGTCACCATTCGCCGTCCATCAAAGCTACATGGTCGGAGCTCGGTTTGCGGAGCACGGTATTGTTGTAGTCAGTGGGGGCGCCTTTGGCTGTGACATAGCATCGCACTTTGGTGTGCTCGCCAGTGGTGTTGTCTCTGCGCCAGCTATCTGTGTATTTGCCGGAGGGCTTAGTTGTCTCTATCCACGTTCCAATCAAGGAGTTTTCGCCAAATTGCAGCGTCGTTCGGGCCTGATGCTGACGGAGCGGCTTTGGGATGCTCCCTGCCGTCCGCGCGATTTTACGGCGCGCAATAGGATCATAGCCGGATTATCGCGCACCACCCTGGTCATGCAGGCGGCTCAGCGGTCAGGGGCCCTGGTGACTGCCAGGCGCGCCCTTGACCAGGGAGCTGACGTTCTGGTACTCCGCCATCCGTCTGATGATATCCGCGCACAAGGGAGCCAAACGCTACTGGCGGAGGGGGCTCCTGGCTTTGATGATGCTGCCGATCTTGAGCCTTGGGTGTGATTCCTGGAACTATTCCT
This genomic stretch from Deltaproteobacteria bacterium harbors:
- a CDS encoding pantoate--beta-alanine ligase, whose product is MLPSTLISIADLKARRESWATEGHKVAFVPTMGALHAGHLSLVRAARAQADRVLVSIFVNPTQFAPHEDLSKYPRTISADLTLLASEGVDAVFLPNDTTMYPQGFQTFVHGKSMARLLEGLSRPHHFEGVLTVVLKLFNLVKPDIVFLGKKDYQQWRLIEQMVEDLNFETKIIGCETLREPDGLAMSSRNRFLSQEERPIAAAIHRGLQATRQLFHAGERSATKLLAACHEEIASHKELQLDYIEIRKRSDLNVFESDLDAPAVLLVAVKLGATRLIDNIELD
- the plsB gene encoding glycerol-3-phosphate 1-O-acyltransferase PlsB, coding for MTILNWINNVGNKSAISALPLWWLRKIQSLWVKTKLSPESPATELGLKPGVPVCYVLPSRSLSDLLVLQDLCQQHGLPVPETTRSGIHKLGPATYIYLNKVGLLQVDRESGKEPPSPLAKFVKLAEENPDLEIQLVPVCVFWGRNPGREERSIMRLLFFDAEHAGILQKLFIVFAQGRNNYVNLGAPISLRALVDEKAGVAETAKKLRRVLRVHFRRQRNTVLGPSLPSRDSVASILLQSKALRDVIEDEARKRKVPAVKVQAIARRYIMEIACEQSYPIIRLAVIFFTWVWNRLFNGVVIKHAERLRAIEQTHELVYLPAHRSHLDYLLLAYSLYQQGLMPPHTAAGINLNFWPVGGFLRRAGAFYIRRTFNGNRLYTVVFNEYVHYLLTRGYSLKFYTEGGRSRTGRLLPAKTGMLAMVVHSYLRNSERPIAIVPIYVGYDKVVEVRTYQHELRGAKKRKESAGQLIKARRVLKTNFGKAYIGIAEPIYLTDYLNIKHPGWDSEAVTSNHKPDWMPPVVESLATEVLTRINGAAIVSPVSLLALILISTPTKAMAEEDLLYMMEKFTASMRAAPYSRDVSLPDGDAREQLLAAMSVAKVQRFQHPGGDVIFVEEQDAILLNYYRNNTLHLLAIPSLIAAFFAYNDKLDVETLVTAVGQFYPILKQEFFLRWPQEAIERTVTTVISTMVDQGLLVQLGDGELSRPSVTSRDLTTLLVLGRCLGQQLERYAIALAILAKRAEAGLTVKVDDYVDQVTLMAQRIAILSGLVDAEFYDKKVLLKLVDQLVDLGYLGTETEGVLRASNKVAELAGKAVLMLSSDIRDSIYRMNVSAPKKN
- the rsgA gene encoding ribosome small subunit-dependent GTPase A encodes the protein MAKWHLKDTDRLEKIGKIRKKSRKKTHAIEPGETFGKPSTDWNVGGESGAFAARVVEVHKRYAFVSTETELGKIDTRDVWLAEVARKYLVSERSERNFVAVGDYVLCTPDREHVVKTKADLPKCVIQHLAPRRSKIARLDPHTPGLEHVLATNMDQLLIVASYLSPKVKWGLIDRYLVLAECEGITPIIVLNKSDLLQEEGSAEDIAEAEAMVNLYKSIGYTVFSVQANATTANRDPTIKDIGEHLQGKITLLSGHSGVGKSSLVNLFRPEIEQVVEEDDNIFYKGRHTTSFASFIRLGSGGYVIDTPGIRSFTFEEKGPIELSHCFVEFRPYLGQCKYRECRHLDEPDCAIRAAVEAGELTKWRYKSYLGILLGATGREGRIRDLPLEE
- a CDS encoding acyl-CoA dehydrogenase encodes the protein MSYEFEDNEELSLMRHTVRKFAENEIAPRARELDEKEEFSLELTEQMGALGLFGTVVPHEYGGQGMDYISYVVAVEELARIDGSQAATIAAHNSLGAAPLYYYGNEEQKRTYLPSLCTGEGLWAFGLTEPEAGSDAQASKTTATFDETRQEWVINGSKLWITNSASSMTKGITVQAVTGRLANGRPELSCLIVPAGTPGLTARAMHGKMMWRASNTGELYFDNVRVPAKNMLGTRGQGFKIMMETLDNGRLSIAAMGLGLAKGALDMTLKYAQERRTFGKAIAQHQAVGFKLAEMATRIEAAESLLYKAAWLKQNHKPFQKLAAMAKLYCSEVAEYCAREGQQTFGGYGLMKEYPIERFYRDAALLRIGEGTSEIQRLVISRYLGC